ctgcCTTCTTCGGACTTGATCCGtacgtggcaatcatcatgaagcacatcaactcaaTCAGACAATGATTCCAATATCACCTTgccggaatcggctacatcggcttacctTGTTCGATTCGGTAACTGCCGATGCACACTGTAGCCGATGCGGTTCTGAAGCCGATTCATACTCTGTTTCTGTTATCGATTTCCTCCCAAATCCGCTTCAGCTTTAACTCCAAATCCAATgtaaatttaccaaatttggtcgttaataGTACTGTGATGTGAAAAAATATTAAAGATCGTagaaaaattactccctccgagttaataatacttgtcgttttggacaagggcataGTCTTCAAAATGTAACTTTgacaactattttttattacaaaatatatataaatttcaacaaatatatgattttattgaagtactttttaagactaatctacacatgtggttttcatatttttaagataaatattttagaaattatttgtagtcaaagattttaaagtttgattttaTCCTTATCCAAAACGACTAATATTATCAGCCCGGGGGGACTAATACACTTTATAGTTATATTTTCTATGAAGATAATATGTTTTCTTACACACAGGGTTATTTTCCTATTGATAAAAATTGAATAGCCAGCtctttatatttaaaaacttagcattttattctttattttatattattttaaaatttgtatttaTTATTGAATATATAGTCATATCCccgtatgcatgcatgtttctgAAAATACAACGTATCGTGTATCCGTGTAAAATATCAGCTGCGACATTTCGAATATTTAATCGCATATATAGACGTTGAATGCAACATGGCATATACAGCAAATTTCTCATTGATAGGAATTTGTCGAATACATCATTAGATATAAAGCAGGggggaaaaaataacaaaagcaATTGCGATGCAAACACGAGGCAGGAGACCCAACCTCGCCTGGGCTGGTCCTATATAACCTTCCTTGTTGGGCCCGGCCCATCGAATAGTAGCAGACAGGCGGGCCTCTCTTCCAGCTCACGCAGCATTCGATCGATCCGTTTTCTGCCACTTTCCCTCGCTcccatggccgccgcgccgtcgccgccgccgccggcggcctttCTTCCGCCCCACCCCCGTATCGTAAACTACATCTCCACCCGCCAGGGGGCATTCGAGCTAGCAGCTCAGGCGGCGGCACATCCGGGGACTTCCGTGATCGTCGTGGTGACCGGATCCAATCCACTCCAGGACGCACGCAAACTGTTTGATGGATTGGTTGCCCGGCGAGACGCACTGGGATGGTGTGTTCTCGGGCTCGACAAGTTTTCACAGCTGTTGGAGAGATACGACGTGCTCTGCGACGACAGGAACAAGTTGAGGGAGCTGGTGGGCAGCATCTACGCCGACATGCTCATCGGCGGCTCGTCGGCTCCGGAGGTGGCGCTGGAGagccacgacgccgccgacgacgtacAAGGCAGGGTGCGTCGGCTACTGAGCATCGCGGATGGGGCGGATGCGCAACACTTCGCCTGACGCtgctcgacgacgccgacgaggctCGCCGTCTCTGCCGCGCTGGGTTCCTCCAAGGGCaccgcgacctcgccgccctCAAGCAGCTAGTCGAGGACTTCTGGATCCCATCCATCAACCGCCAGCTTGAAGGTCCAGCGTTCGTCGACGGCGTCCACCTGCCGGAGGAGCTCGTGGACGACCTTCTCAACCAGCGTCGGCTTCACCCACCTTCCCAGGAGGAGGCAGAAGATTGATACATCTCATTACCCATCGCCATtgatctactactccctccgtttcgttttatttgacaccgttgactttatagcacatgtttgaccgtctCAAACAtgtcaaataaaacgaaacggagggagtatatacttgCACTTTCACTGCACTCATGTATCATTTAATTACCTGATCACATCATAGATTGAGAGACCAAAACATCTTACAATTTATACAGCTGTCGTTGCAATTTTAATTTCTACTGGAGCAGTCCTAGCACTGCAACTCGCACCACGTGCAACTTGTTTGTGCTACATTAGGAATATGATAATCTAACACGGCGAGGAATCGCATTGCTAACATATTTGGAGATAGTGTGTTCATATCCTTTCGAGCATTTCGCATCCAAGTCACCACCAAAAGTGCTCCGCCAAACAGATCTGTCAAGCCGATGATCAAGAATCAGGAGTTCAAGTGCTGGTGAGTTCTCCACGAAATACAGAGCAAGCTCAAGGCTTGAACGACCTGCTGAAAATCCAGTCATTTTGACCAACTTGAGGTTTTTATGTGGACAATGTTTCTCCAGACTTCTCAACTCTGCTTCCTTTTCCATGTAACAAAATGGCTCCTCTATATCTTCCAGCTACATAAAGTTTCAACAAAGATGAATTGCTTAGGAAAATTATGAGAGTCTCAAACCAGACACCAAAGTTTAAAAGTATGTGCTCATAAACCAAGTTGGACTTGAAATTTGAACATTAGCACATTCAGAATACACAAATGGCCTAAAAAAGCTACAGCAGTCCACAATTTCATACTGCTATgaactgaaaagttgtgtagCACGGCTGTGGTTTTGGTATCACATTGCAACAATTGTAAATTGTTCGAATTCTTAATTTCTTACTCCTTCCCATTTCAAAATGTAAGAATTTCCAGGATTCAGATTATGTACCACAATATACCACCCATTCCAAAATACAAGAGTTTCCAGGATTCAAATTCTGTACCACAATATAAGCATTGCTGTGCTGATTCCCATGGTTCCAATGATTCCAAAGTCAATTGGATGCTTAGAAAGGGAATCTaagcaatttaaaattcaaaaattgacCACTGAGGTGACTAAAAGGAATCTTTTGACTTAACCTTACTATTTGCTAATAAACAACctaagaaatgcttatattttggaacggaaggagtattacTCAAAATTAATCAGACATGACCTATCCACTGTTTCAGCTTCTACTATAAGTATTACATGAAGATCACGCAGGGCTCGAAATAATGACACCACAAACGTTTCTGTACACACAACCACAAGGGTTAAGGAGAATAAATCCCACTATTCCCCCAAACGATTGTTGGTCCACTTATTCCCTTAAACATTTGGGAAGGAAAAGATGTTGGAGAGGAGAGCCATATGATTCATGCCCCATATTCGTGTCCAATTTCTTGTGACTCTTTCATAGTTAACATGAAGGGATAAAAGGCCTTGCAAGCTACTGAGCGTCTCAGGCTCTGAGCCTCAGGCTCCCATGGTTCACTTCCAATTTGGTTCTTGCTTCCTGAAGCAGCTCTGGAATCTTTTCTTGTTCCTGGAAACCATGCTGCCGGTCGATCACTCTTGACTAGTTCTGTAACAACCGGCGGTGATTATAGGGTTGGAGGCAGCCAGATTCGTTATACAACACATCACAGCAGGTctggggtttagggtttagcaATGGGTGAAGGAGCATGGTGATAACGGTGAGAGGCTGTGGCCATGGCAGCTAAGGTGGAGAGAATATGATGTGTTAGGATCTGTCATCTGGGGGCAAATTTATGTCGATTTCAACTGAAGGGGTTGGCAGAGGTGACAAGAAAGGAAACATGATAAAAAATTTTATGGCAGAAGGACAAAGGTGaacataagatttttttaaattttttttttttgggggggggggggggggggggggttggggggCATAAGTGGATCAACATACTCTAGGCTAGGAGAGTAAAGTGGACTTTTCAGAACGTTGCATGTCTGAGAGCATACCAACATCATATAGCTTAACATTAGATATTATCTAGACAAATGTAAGTTATAGAGTGATGTTCTAAAAAATGCCTATAATATGGCATATACAACGAAGAGTGTCAACACTGGAATTTACACTTAAATGTGCATTCCACTGATGGCATCATTtacttttcaaaaattttgtttaaaactGCAATATAACAGAACAGTTCAACAGTTATCAAGTTAAGGGCCTCGAGGCTGCTTATCCCAGTTCTTGGAGAACCAGTTATTTAATTTTAGTACTGTCTAAAGTTCATGCGGCTAAATGTGCTAGAGAGAAGTAACTTACATGCAAAACGAAAGCTTCTAGGACTGGAGCAGCATCAACAAACTTAGCAAGAAATAGAAGATCATATTTCGTCGATATATCCTGCAATTTTAACTCCAATTGCTTCAGGCAATGGAATCTATTGCTTGGAGGTCTCCTGGATATAATCATCTGCATAGGAAATGTAGTCAAGATAAAGAACATAAAGTATCTCAAATAAGTGATATTGTTTTCACTAACCTCAGTACAGCCACTCAGGAACAATGACTCGAGGTCTGGCATGAGTGGTGCAAGATCAGTAAAAGCATACTCAATAACATCTGATGACAGAACTAACTCAATGTGTGCCCCCTTCAACACTAATGCTTCACTCAGTACTATTTTTAGGTGACAGATATTGTAAGTATTAATCGCAACAAGATTTTGAGCATGGATCTCCAAAATCTTCAGCCACAAGCAGGGAACGATATCAATGTAGACAAGCTTAGCTAGTACATCAGTGATCTTCAAGTATTCCAGCATTGGACATTGCCTTAGCTTCAACTGTTGTAGAGCAGGGGTATAACTCAACAAGCTCTCTAAATCTTCTGTGGTTATACATACAAGGGCCAAATCAAGAGTCTTCAAGCTTCTTAGGCCACTAAAAGTTGGTAAAGGCCTCAAATTCATAAAGCAAAGCTTAAGATGCTCTATAGAGGTTGGTTCTGGAGCAGCAACATTAGAGGATGGAAAGCTGTATTTGACATCACGAGGATGAGCATACCATCGTGGACTTAGGTCAATAGTCAGTTCATTTGCACCAGATCGGACTGCAAAGTAAATCCAACGGTCAATATAGTGTGCGTACTTGTGATTGTTGAGGTTGCGCTTCAAGGTGAATGAGTTAATCCCTGTTCCAGCGTGGTGCCTTATGATGGTGTTAACACACCTGACAAATTTAGCCCTCCTCCCTTGTTTGTGCACCCGTTTATTCAAACCCAACGCCTTCGAGGTGAACTCTAAATTAGGATAGAGCCTCCAAGATTGTAGCCACTTTTGCGACACCATGCTGACACGCGCAGCATTAGTCAGCGAAAGCAACCGGATTATCAAGAACACCACATCCTATACATCAAGAAGAAGTcagttgaatatatatatatctatatatatatatatatatatatctatatctatatctatctatatatatatatatatatatatatatatatatatatatatatatatatatatatatgtttttacaGAACTCCATActtcataaaaagaaaaacagcacaGTCAGTATAAGTGGACCTATATAACGTACATAGAATGGAAATTGACACTAGATTCTACTAGTATTTACCTCAGGAATGTCATCAAACTGTAATATGGCTCTTTTGTTCTTGAGGACCAGTTTCCCATGACATGGATTCATTCGCTTAGCCATTAGACCAAAAAAACACTGATCTGCAGTCAACTGGAAGTTAATAAACTGTAAATTGTAATAGGCCATTATTAGCGTTGGATGGGTGCTACTGATGTCAGAACAGAAAGAAaacaagagagagaaaagatggGAGCTTTAAACATCTACTCACCACAgtattgcagcagcagcacgcaaTGCTGACGAAATTCGTGGCTTTGAGTCTCCCAAGTATTCGATCGATCCCCTCTAGATACAAACAGAAGCAGCGCAagcagtggcgaagccaggataAAAATTCACCTATGGCGAACTTACTACGGACTAAGTACTAGTCTAGTACTCTAGTTTGTATAagaaaacatacatatataataaaataatggacTGAATTTCATTATCATCTCTTGCTTCTATATTTTCATTTCCATCTCCTCCTGATATATTAGCAGTGCTACTGCTAAAAAATCTCTTTATACTGACAACTAACAaacataaaaatttaaaataagagATACGTTAAAGTGAATAAATAACAGTACCAACAAGGGTAGATTAAATTctcaccttttatttttttcccaatctGGTTAGCTTCTGAAATTGGGCGCAGTCGGCGTCGGCGATTATTAGATGGTTCTTCCAATTCCATGGCGCAATCTGGGTAACTACAGATATTACGAGCTAGTTTAGCATTACTACTCGTAACAACTGATTGTCTGATTCAACAGGATATAGTTGCTAATGTGCGAGAGATGGAACCAACTGGTGTCTCGGAGTGATTACTGTGGCGGCGTCCAGCGTGGCAACGGCGTCCGGCGGTGTCCTGGACCTGGAGTCGGAGATCGGGCGGCACGCGGCAGGAGACGAGTCAACTGTCGACGAGAGGAGGCGATCAGCCGATGCGATGAGGCGATCAGCCGGTGGGCAGGTATGGCGGCCGCCATACCTCGCCATACTGGTGGCTTCGCCACTGAGCGCAAGATCCCCAAACAACCGGGCCGATCGATGCCAAAGCTAGGAGTGGCcttggttttttttcccttcttgtaTAAATAAGCAATCCAAATCAATACCGAATCGGAACCAGAGAGGACGGAGGGGTGAAAAAAAGGCGATAACTTTGAGACGGACTCTTACCACGAAACTGATTTCACCGCATGGGCATGACGAGAAGGAGTTGGCGCCAGATGTTCTACGTGGGGGGTGGAGCGGAGTGATGATACAGAGGGAGGCGAAATGATATGcgacgccggccgcggccgGAAGGCGAGTACACGGCGGCGCCGGAACggacgagagagaggaagggggggGAGGGGTTTGTAGATTTGGGttaacgagagagagagggggtccgtctttttttttgccgaatccttttttctgtttttttttgcttccgGTTTTCTTTTGgtccgtctttttttttttgtgttcttatccggtttctttttatttcgttgttttattttggtccgtctttttttttgccggttcgttttttctttcctgtttttatccggtttcttttttttcgttgtttttttttgcccgATTCGATTTTTTTTGCTAGGTTCCTTTTTCGCTTTTTTCATCCGGTCTTTTATTTCATCCGATCTGTTGTACGTTGCCGTCGTCGGACCAAATCCTATAGTGGCCGCCACTTCGATCCGTCTCCATATGCGTTTTCTCCTCCAATTGATCGTTTCCCCATGCGTTTTCTCCTTCAATTAATTGCGAAAATCGATTCTCCACCTATCTCATCATTTTTCTCACATTTCCCCTCTCAATTCGGTTTACAGTTCGCCAATTATGCCCG
The nucleotide sequence above comes from Oryza glaberrima chromosome 11, OglaRS2, whole genome shotgun sequence. Encoded proteins:
- the LOC127754903 gene encoding F-box/FBD/LRR-repeat protein At1g13570-like isoform X1; the protein is MARYGGRHTCPPADRLIASADRLLSSTVDSSPAACRPISDSRSRTPPDAVATLDAATVITPRHHYPDCAMELEEPSNNRRRRLRPISEANQIGKKIKEGIDRILGRLKATNFVSIACCCCNTVLTADQCFFGLMAKRMNPCHGKLVLKNKRAILQFDDIPEDVVFLIIRLLSLTNAARVSMVSQKWLQSWRLYPNLEFTSKALGLNKRVHKQGRRAKFVRCVNTIIRHHAGTGINSFTLKRNLNNHKYAHYIDRWIYFAVRSGANELTIDLSPRWYAHPRDVKYSFPSSNVAAPEPTSIEHLKLCFMNLRPLPTFSGLRSLKTLDLALVCITTEDLESLLSYTPALQQLKLRQCPMLEYLKITDVLAKLVYIDIVPCLWLKILEIHAQNLVAINTYNICHLKIVLSEALVLKGAHIELVLSSDVIEYAFTDLAPLMPDLESLFLSGCTEMIISRRPPSNRFHCLKQLELKLQDISTKYDLLFLAKFVDAAPVLEAFVLHLEDIEEPFCYMEKEAELRSLEKHCPHKNLKLVKMTGFSAGRSSLELALYFVENSPALELLILDHRLDRSVWRSTFGGDLDAKCSKGYEHTISKYVSNAIPRRVRLSYS
- the LOC127754903 gene encoding F-box/FBD/LRR-repeat protein At1g13570-like isoform X2 gives rise to the protein MAAAIPAHRLIASSHRLIASSRRQLTRLLPRAARSPTPGPGHRRTPLPRWTPPHYPDCAMELEEPSNNRRRRLRPISEANQIGKKIKEGIDRILGRLKATNFVSIACCCCNTVLTADQCFFGLMAKRMNPCHGKLVLKNKRAILQFDDIPEDVVFLIIRLLSLTNAARVSMVSQKWLQSWRLYPNLEFTSKALGLNKRVHKQGRRAKFVRCVNTIIRHHAGTGINSFTLKRNLNNHKYAHYIDRWIYFAVRSGANELTIDLSPRWYAHPRDVKYSFPSSNVAAPEPTSIEHLKLCFMNLRPLPTFSGLRSLKTLDLALVCITTEDLESLLSYTPALQQLKLRQCPMLEYLKITDVLAKLVYIDIVPCLWLKILEIHAQNLVAINTYNICHLKIVLSEALVLKGAHIELVLSSDVIEYAFTDLAPLMPDLESLFLSGCTEMIISRRPPSNRFHCLKQLELKLQDISTKYDLLFLAKFVDAAPVLEAFVLHLEDIEEPFCYMEKEAELRSLEKHCPHKNLKLVKMTGFSAGRSSLELALYFVENSPALELLILDHRLDRSVWRSTFGGDLDAKCSKGYEHTISKYVSNAIPRRVRLSYS
- the LOC127754903 gene encoding F-box/FBD/LRR-repeat protein At1g13570-like isoform X3; translation: MARYGGRHTCPPADRLIASADRLLSSTVDSSPAACRPISDSRSRTPPDAVATLDAATVITPRHHYPDCAMELEEPSNNRRRRLRPISEANQIGKKIKEGIDRILGRLKATNFVSIACCCCNTVLTADQCFFGLMAKRMNPCHGKLVLKNKRAILQFDDIPEDVVFLIIRLLSLTNAARVSMVSQKWLQSWRLYPNLEFTSKALGLNKRVHKQGRRAKFVRCVNTIIRHHAGTGINSFTLKRNLNNHNFPSSNVAAPEPTSIEHLKLCFMNLRPLPTFSGLRSLKTLDLALVCITTEDLESLLSYTPALQQLKLRQCPMLEYLKITDVLAKLVYIDIVPCLWLKILEIHAQNLVAINTYNICHLKIVLSEALVLKGAHIELVLSSDVIEYAFTDLAPLMPDLESLFLSGCTEMIISRRPPSNRFHCLKQLELKLQDISTKYDLLFLAKFVDAAPVLEAFVLHLEDIEEPFCYMEKEAELRSLEKHCPHKNLKLVKMTGFSAGRSSLELALYFVENSPALELLILDHRLDRSVWRSTFGGDLDAKCSKGYEHTISKYVSNAIPRRVRLSYS